The stretch of DNA gcgtcgccatagtcgtcaagttatcatcttcgattgacctgatggctatactttgactttcgccttgtccaagcctcagtcaaagtgagggctctgtagataccttatttctgcatctcccgccaaccacccagtgatgattgggccgcatgtttggtacgcagaacgatttatgacaattcataagtttatcatcaagtgatagctcaaatacttgtgtctaccccttggttgtcatctacgcgcctatacggtcgttttgacagtaattagagttcatttggagtccggttcaaaaccgcttcattttctaagaaaccgtttaaaatgccgagtcggaatgctgtagaatattccggatttttgttccataatttaatttcatatattttggtaaaatatatctcgtatatcatattttaaggaataaggaagtatagatctaccgcaattccataaaagaaacgcggaaatctttcttccgcaggaggaaacctctggggaaatgacgcagcagatgctgcacctcttggaaggatcgcagcagctgctgcgcctcttccgcagCTCGTTTATGCCTGTTTTCAgattttttccgtgatttgtttccaaagtttgagtgattccataactctttacattttttagtataaatagggactttgcctcacatatttttcacgcgagtgtccgcccttctcttctccctttgcatacTAAGACCGTGAtctaagcttttgacgcctaTGTGACTAATCAAtttaccacgtaagctcagatcattctgagttccagtcacgttgcatgaccgactaatttgatcactacacatcaatcaacttaatctaaatcctcttacgagggcactttctacatacattcgagtcgagcaatcactaaactttaacttagttaatctcatttcgtcgaacatgtaagtctgagggtgtaaatcccatctttttttattgtattttatttttgtactcattaatgtaagattcacatcaaaaatacattcaaaaccgaATTCTAAAAGCCTTTTATCAAACTGTTTTTTACGGATCAGCAGTAACCtgatgtcgagaagaaacgcagcagctgctgcacctctttgaagggtcgcagcatctgctgcgcctcttccagaggttgccgctacttctgctcttcttcttcttcctcgatttTTTCTGTTGTTTCGTTCCTTTTGTTTCGtcttcttattttctttctttttcttgtacataaaataaattttaatgtttTCCTTTTAAATATCACGTTTTATTCACGTCTTAAATCCCTGCGGGTTTTTCATCATCAGATCAAACCTGGATTTTAGAAATTCgctttgttcatatcaagtttctggaattcgttctTTGTACATTTTTCCAtcgcttattttttttttttttgggaaagttaAGTATATATTGAATCAATCAAAATTGTTCCTGTTTACAAAGTGTCCTATACGCGATCATGTACATAAAAAAGGACTCAAAACGGCAACATAAACTCAAGCACTGATCTTATGTATCCATTCTAAGTCACGAGCCTTAAATTTTCTAGCATTAATCCTGTGAAACCTATGGCTGATATCATTCAAAATATGCTTTACCACTCCTTCAGGCCTTCTAACCATACCCTTCAACCTTGCTtcattccttgttctccatacaTAATAATACAGTGCCAGATAGCAGGCACCCATATATTTCTTTTGCATCTTTGTGACTGTCCTGCTATTTGAAAACCACTACACTATATCAGGTGCTCTAAATCCGATCCTCAGTTTTTCCGGCAATAGCCGAGAACAACTACTCATGAACACACAGTCACTGAAGAGGTGCTGATGGTCGTCAGGGAAACTACCACATAAATCACAACTCACAACTCACATCCACATTCATACCCATTCTATTCAACCTATCTTTAGTCAAAAGTCTCTTGTGAAAAATAGCCCAGGAAATGAAAGAGGTCTTTGGTACATTTAAAGAATTCCAGCACAGATGTCTCCATTCCACCTTTGGATGACTAGCTCTCAACCAGTCATACCCAGACTTTACACTATAAACCAGAGTTGTATTGAGCCACTTGTTGTTGGTATAGGCTTGCTTAAATTTTTCCATAATATGTGTAATCTTCCTCCAAGACCAACTACAGTCAGGAGGAGCGACATAATCTGTCCAATCCTTATCTTTCATATAGACATGACTTACCCACTTTACCCATAgatgatcttttttttttttttttttagcaagCCACCATACATACTTCCCTAGAAAAGCAACATTCCAATTCTTGAGATCCTTAATTCCGAAACCACCTTCTTCCTTAGGAGAGCAACAAATACTCCAACTCATATTAGGAGATTTCATGTATTCAgctttacccccccccccccccccacaagaAATTCCTACAAATGGCATTTATCTTGTTCAAAATTCCATTGGGGATCAAGAAAATAGTAGCCCAATATGAATGCAAGGTTGTGAGTACAGATTGAACCAGTGTGAGTCTCCCTGCATAGGAGAGATGTCTAGCTCCCAAACCTCTTATTCTTGCTACTATTCTATCAGTGAGTTTCAGTTCCTCATTCTTGGTCAGCTTTTTGGAGGAGATAGGCACACCAAAGTATTTAAAAGGGAGGGCACCTCTATGAAAACCAGAAACTTGCATAATGTTAGCCATGGCAGAGGCAGTCATCCCATTGAAGTATATTTTTGATTTCTCCTTATTCAAAGTCAAACCAGAAGCAACTGAAAAAGTAGAGAAACTTCTAAGCAACCACATGATAGAGGATTCATTTCCTTTGTAGAATAATAGTAGGTCATCTGCAAACAAGAGATGATTAAGTTTGAGATGCCCACAGAGAGGATGAAACCTGAACCCATCTTGCTAAGCCACTACCTCCAAAATTCTTGACAAGTACTCCATACATATTGTAAACAAGAGGGGGGATAGTGGGTCTCCTTGCCTTAGCCCTATTTTACCCTGAAAGAACCCAAATAAAATCCCATTCACAACCAATGAATAAGCAGGGGAAGTCACACAAGCCATGATCAATCTGATGAACTTCTTTGGGAATTTTAAAGCATGAAGCATTTGCTCAAGAAACTTCCATTCCACTGAGTCATATGCTTTCCTTAGATCAATTTTGATCAAGCACTTTGGGGAAGGAGACTTCCTATTGTACAACCTAACCAAGTCTTGGCATATTAAGACATTTTCCACAATGTTCCTGCCTTTCACAAAGGCACCTTGACTAAAACTGATTATATCTAGTAAAACCTTTCTTAATATATTGCATAAAACCTTAGCAATACCCTTATATACTGTATTACAGCAAGCTAGGGGTCTATACTCCAATACACTTGAGGGATTTGCGGTCTTTGGAATAAGTGTTAAAGTAGTAGTGTTGACTTGCTTGAGTAACTCACCAGTGTGAAATAAATTTTAGATAGCAGTTGTAACATCCTCCCCTATTATATCGCATGAGTCCTTATAGAACTGACTTGAGTATCCATCAGGTCCTGGTGATTTAGCAGAAGGAATAGAAAAAATACAATCATTTATCTATTTTGTAGTGACAAGAGATAACAGGATATCCACATGAGCTCCCCTAACCAGTGACCCTCTCCTTATAGTAAGCTAATGTACATCAATAGTATCATGGCTTGAACCCAAAAGATCTTTATAATTCTCCAGGAAAGCATCTTCAATACCCTCAATACTATTGTAAACAATCCCATCCAAACCTTTAATACACATAACCCTATTATGCACCTGTCTATCTCTAATGTGAGTGTGAAAAAAATTTTGTATTCTCATCCCCATACTTTATCCACTCAACTTTGGCTTTTTGGCTGAGAAAGCTATGTTGCACCTTGCACAAATGCCTATAATTATCAGCTGCCTCCCTCTCAGCTACAAGGATTTCAAGATCAGTAGGGTTATCATGCATCTTGATCTGCAACTCCTCTAAAAGTAAATGAGCAATTCCTATAACTTTTTCCACATCAGAAAACCTGTTCCTATTCAAAACCTTCAAAGGGTTCTTCAGAAGCTTCAACTTAGAAACAAGTTGATACATGAGAGTGCCTGCAACTGAGTTGTTCCAAACAGACTGAACAACCTCCTTAAACCCAGGATCCAGGCTCCACATATTATAATATCTAAAAGGTGGTTTTCTATGCTCCCTATCATGCCTTCTATAACACAGAGAAGGATTATGATCAAAAAGGCATTCTGGCAGAAAATGAGCATAAGCCTCAGGATATTGATCCATCCAATCCTCGTTGACTAAGGACGGTCAATCCTAGAAATCCCCTAGAGCTAGGCACTTGTTTGTTATTGCAGGTAAAGAAAGCCCCTTTCCCTTTGATATCCTGAAGCCCACAATATTGGACACATTCTCTAAACTCTGCAATGTCATTCCATGTAACATCTCTACCAATTTTTTCATTATAATGCAAAACATTATTGAAATCACCACATATACCCCAGGGACCATGGAAATTATCATGAAAGTCTTTTAAGTGTGACCAAAGAGCTAACCTCTGATCATCATCATTGTGACCATAAACCACAGAAAATAGAATTTGTCCCCAATAGCAATTTCAGAAACTTGAGAAGAAATAACTTGATCATCAATATGTAGAACATCAACCTTAAATACTTGAGGATTCCATATAAGCCAAACTCTCCCCGCATTATGATAATGGTTATTATGTATCCCTTGCCAATGGGAGCCAAGGTTATTCAAAATAGCATTAAAATCTTGAACTTTAACTTTTGTTTCAACTAGACCATAGAGACCAATATTATTCTGAGCTAAAAATTTTCTAACATCTAACTGCTTATTGATCCCATTTATTCCTCTAACATTCCAACATCCGATTTTATCCATTATTAACTAATCCAGGTGGTTCCTCCAATCCCCCATTCACTTTTTCTTTACCCTTTGAGCTTTCAGTAACTGCCTCAACTCCATCGCTTATTTTTAGTTTGTttagttctttcaatttcgtttCCGTCTTCGTAAATAaacctaattcgttttaattcgtgtATAATTCATtcttaactcgttttaattcgtgtttatcgcttttatgacgttTTTTATGTagttaatatgttaaatcactttcacttgagtcaaatatcgataatcaaccaTAAAATTAACCAACAAACATTAACGagcccgcggttctgacttcacagccatagctcaactcaagaacagacgcagtaatagctgcgcctcttcaaagggacgcagcagtgctacgcctgttctgaggtgagttctgtccctggatttccgttctcgctttgacgtagcctttaattacgtaattaattgacttTTAACCTTAATATCACTCTTAACCTGTCTTATTTTCTTACTTTAAATTTTaacccttttcttttcttttcttcaaaattccgtcttgagcatatttttgacgtaaataagttaaatcattgtaatccattgtaattttaattgttactATTTTATTCATTgctatttatttatcgtttattgtatgatttatt from Silene latifolia isolate original U9 population chromosome 10, ASM4854445v1, whole genome shotgun sequence encodes:
- the LOC141608034 gene encoding uncharacterized protein LOC141608034; its protein translation is MDQYPEAYAHFLPECLFDHNPSLCYRRHDREHRKPPFRYYNMWSLDPGFKEVVQSVWNNSVAGTLMYQLVSKLKLLKNPLKVLNRNRFSDVEKVIGIAHLLLEELQIKMHDNPTDLEILVAEREAADNYRHLCKVQHSFLSQKAKVEWINIEGIEDAFLENYKDLLGSSHDTIDINDCIFSIPSAKSPGPDGYSIYKGIAKVLCNILRKVLLDIISFSQGAFVKGRNIVENVLICQDLVRLYNRKSPSPKCLIKIDLRKAYDSVEWKFLEQMLHALKFPKKFIRLIMACVTSPAYSLVVNGILFGFFQVASGLTLNKEKSKIYFNGMTASAMANIMQVSGFHRGALPFKYFGVPISSKKLTKNEELKLTDRIVARIRGLGARHLSYAGRLTLVQSEEGGFGIKDLKNWNVAFLGKTVTKMQKKYMGACYLALYYYVWRTRNEARLKGMVRRPEGVVKHILNDISHRFHRINARKFKARDLEWIHKISA